A window of the Ostrea edulis chromosome 1, xbOstEdul1.1, whole genome shotgun sequence genome harbors these coding sequences:
- the LOC130050943 gene encoding uncharacterized protein LOC130050943 isoform X2 — protein sequence MSEQRSKVRGGRGSGSSDDNGPRSNRSIPPLMQRSHAAYLHNHTSGGLPVQRYHAAHLHNQTSGGLLSLPGGPVMNYPHQSLYPGTFHNPHPYWNPYVPPVASYNQYHPNPSQITPDLQHRLESPSVCSYPPPRLESPSMYSYQSLPQTARSTPGNATLSEREPVEFLLELRPTTSFNTEKTASALICFTVAVDGMKFEGYGKTKTEAQHEAATAALKAVFNIVCTKGLETTEAESDNESIGSEISLVGESANQKQKEVSKRD from the exons AACAGAGAAGTAAAGTTAGAGGAGGACGAGGATCTGGAAGTTCCGATGACAATGGACCTCGCA GTAACAGGTCAATTCCACCGCTTATGCAGAGATCTCATGCTGCTTATCTGCACAACCATACATCTGGTGGTTTACCTGTGCAGAGATATCATGCTGCTCATCTACACAACCAAACATCTGGTGGATTACTTTCTCTACCCGGAGGGCCAGTGATGAATTACCCACATCAGTCTCTATATCCCGGAACGTTTCATAACCCGCATCCATATTGGAATCCATATGTTCCACCGGTGGCTTCTTATAACCAGTACCATCCAAATCCGTCACAGATAACACCGGATTTACAGCATAGATTGGAGTCTCCCTCCGTGTGTAGTTACCCACCTCCAAGATTGGAGTCTCCCTCCATGTATAGTTACCAGTCTCTTCCCCAGACCGCAAGGTCAACCCCTG GAAACGCTACTTTATCAGAGAGAGAGCCTGTGGAATTTTTATTGGAGCTACGACCAACAACATCCTTCAACACAGAAAAGACAGCTTCAGCATTAATTTGCTTTACTGTTGCGGTAGATGGGATGAAATTTGAGGGATATGGCAAGACAAAGACAGAAGCTCAACATGAAGCAGCAACTGCAGCTCTTAAAGCCGTATTCAATATTGTTTGTACTAAAG GACTGGAAACGACTGAGGCCGAATCAGACAATGAGAGTATTGGTAGTGAAATATCCCTTGTGGGGGAGAGTGCAAATCAAAAGCAGAAGGAAGTATCAAAAAGAGATTAA
- the LOC130049088 gene encoding uncharacterized protein LOC130049088 — protein sequence MYNSLSEDFDEWLLKTKKILAVYKKEGKPTYIAPFLRDAETCLQELGLGNRKRCQRRNCNYFHVCTWNLNGMCKRGDKCTYGHTFTSGNNKEIKCKLGLNRFRDKEIRTILKCRYPQVCPASHCEANTPEECPFLHVCYNYIRDKCQNSSCSKGHTLDDPHNKWVLSVYGMSRWPRQQLARLKAVVTIHRGPKRNTNEEDTSLEVDNHEKASDSLSSSENYLAEAGDNPIDERVKNYEIEQNKGESKDERSEEVYKTKLERRNQWDKPVEDTEFIAAVTTKNNPKKKLESETKHDGRDYKIRLNFPDNYGLFIEIDGEPFSGPDHHIIRRLSTKSFADSLEIASSGSFHTQWRWYYKDKADVWIPYEGDDFQSTLELKYLKGQKTYVFTRLNHELKYRLSFSEMQETNLNTQAAQAICRRPLFISFPDVRAKNYLKSVRVTVLHPVPPGWCLWDLAHDFEQVELEQITEEFKKIEKAFSHR from the exons ATGTACAATTCTCTATCTGAGGACTTTGATGAGTGGTTATTGAAGACAAAGAAAATACTGGCTGTGTATAAGAAAGAAGGAAAACCTACGTATATTGCACCTTTCTTAAGAGATGCAGAAACTTGTCTTCAAGAATTAGGCCTTGGAAATAGAAAAAGATGTCAACGGAGAAATTGCAATTATTTTCATGTTTGCACGTGGAACCTCAATGGTATGTGCAAACGTGGTGACAAATGTACGTATGGACATACATTCACTTCCGGTAACAACAAAGAAATTAAATGCAAACTGGGACTGAATCGATTTCGGGATAAAGAAATTCGCACAATATTAAAATGCAGATATCCTCAAGTGTGCCCAGCATCCCACTGTGAAGCGAACACTCCCGAGGAGTGTCCATTTCTTCATGTCTGTTACAACTATATTCGAGATAAATGTCAAAATTCATCTTGCAGCAAAGGTCATACTTTAGATGATCCTCACAACAAATGGGTTTTATCTGTTTATGGAATGTCGCGATGGCCTAGACAACAACTTGCTCGCTTAAAAGCTGTGGTTACCATTCACCGTGGACCAAAGAGAAACACAAATGAAGAAGATACATCATTGGAAGTTGATAATCACGAAAAAGCTTCAGATTCCCTCAGCTCGTCAGAAAATTATTTAGCAGAAGCAGGTGATAATCCTATTGATGAGAGGgtgaaaaattatgaaatagaGCAAAATAAAGGAGAAAGCAAAGATGAAAGATCGGAGGAAGTATACAAGACCAAGCTTGAAAGACGAAATCAATGGGATAAGCCAGTTGAAGACACTGAATTCATAGCTGCTGTTACAACTAAAAATAATCCAAAGAAAAAAC TCGAAAGCGAG aCAAAGCATGATGGTAGAGATTACAAGATTCGACTTAATTTTCCAGATAATTATGGACTTTTTATCGAAATTGACGGCGAGCCTTTTAGTGGTCCTGACCACCACATCATCAGACGTCTTTCCACAAAGTCATTTGCTGATAGTTTGGAAATAGCTTCTTCCGGTTCTTTTCACACGCAGTGGAGGTGGTACTATAAAGACAAAGCGGATGTCTGGATTCCATATGAAGGG GATGATTTTCAGTCCACTTTGGAGTTAAAATATCTGAAAGGACAGAAGACGTATGTATTTACCAGACTGAATCATGAACTAAAGTATCGACTAAGTTTTTCTGAGATGCAGGAAACCAACTTAAATACACAAGCAGCTCAAGCCATCTGTAGACGTCCATTGTTTATTTCATTCCCCGATGTGCGTGCCAAGAATTA TTTGAAATCTGTGAGGGTTACCGTTCTTCATCCAGTACCTCCTGGTTGGTGTCTATGGGATCTCGCTCATGATTTCGAACAAGTGGAACTGGAACAAATTACAGAAGAGTTTAAGAAGATTGAGAAAGCTTTTTCACATCGATGA